One stretch of Arachis duranensis cultivar V14167 chromosome 1, aradu.V14167.gnm2.J7QH, whole genome shotgun sequence DNA includes these proteins:
- the LOC127740346 gene encoding F-box/kelch-repeat protein At3g17530-like — translation MSINNTHQTSSTKKDFPEDVLMEIFVKTEPKTVARCRCLSKRWYRQLSSYQFVKRNFFATKGRHFSILLTFGFPPWEIGRDWLTSIHGESQATTPIRLPFNTSDFGWWSVIGCDNGLVCLRYSLHGLPSEIMLWNPLTRRTRILKDPGSVRSLHAVCIYNFGYTSGIDQYYVVHAYKRSFRDRRLEFTYYDSRMNDWIEHIIEDKVIQKLGPNSVWLNGVVFWINWVGEDYIHPLCVVCYELKSGQLNRYTISKIAKKKFQYLSAFNDKVCYISYDSTCQDDKIGIWKLDMNASRKKMWQNILSINPISIGFNPNIFIGDQIIMLMEHRSNLMRINDRHNTEICLKSLNIKKIRGKSYSTELGWKRSRSSP, via the coding sequence ATGTCCATTAACAATACACATCAAACTTCATCTACAAAGAAAGATTTTCCTGAAGATGTCCTAATGGAGATCTTCGTGAAGACCGAGCCAAAGACTGTTGCGAGGTGCAGATGTTTGAGCAAACGATGGTACCGCCAATTATCTTCCTATCAATTTGTGAAGAGAAATTTTTTTGCAACCAAAGGTAGGCATTTCAGCATTCTCTTAACATTTGGTTTTCCTCCGTGGGAAATCGGGCGTGATTGGCTTACAAGCATTCATGGAGAATCTCAAGCCACTACACCTATTAGGTTACCATTCAATACATCCGATTTTGGATGGTGGAGTGTCATTGGGTGTGACAATGGGTTGGTGTGTTTGAGGTACAGCCTTCATGGACTCCCATCCGAGATCATGCTGTGGAATCCTCTAACAAGGCGAACACGAATTTTAAAAGATCCTGGATCAGTTCGTTCTTTGCATGCTgtttgtatatataattttggaTATACAAGTGGCATTGATCAGTACTATGTAGTTCACGCTTATAAGAGGAGTTTTCGAGACAGGAGGTTGGAGTTCACATATTATGATTCTCGAATGAACGACTGGATTGAGCATATCATCGAAGACAAAGTAATTCAGAAGTTAGGGCCGAATAGCGTTTGGCTGAATGGTGTTGTGTTCTGGATTAATTGGGTTGGTGAGGACTATATCCATCCACTTTGTGTTGTGTGTTATGAATTAAAATCAGGCCAGCTTAATCGGTACACAATCTCGAAGATAGCCAAGAAGAAGTTCCAATATCTTTCGGCTTTTAATGATAAGGTCTGCTATATTTCATATGATAGTACATGTCAAGATGATAAGATCGGGATATGGAAATTAGACATGAATGCATCCAGGAAAAAGATGTGGCAAAACATACTCAGCATTAATCCAATCAGCATAGGATTTAAccctaatatttttattggagATCAGATCATTATGCTAATGGAGCACAGAAGCAACCTTATGAGGATCAATGATCGACATAATACTGAGATTTGTTTGAAGAGTCTGAACattaaaaaaatcagaggaaAGAGTTATTCTACAGAACTTGGATGGAAGAGATCGAGATCAAGTCCTTAA
- the LOC110276199 gene encoding LOW QUALITY PROTEIN: uncharacterized protein LOC110276199 (The sequence of the model RefSeq protein was modified relative to this genomic sequence to represent the inferred CDS: inserted 2 bases in 1 codon) — MDKELCRTARAKRKEFLIKNRAKQYSIKGQIGAARRPALKDISSSLNVIRPMIFGSNSSFKQDNQDLRCKRARIGDLFFRDGNVQSSNSTSKGHHDQTQNYVSKKADDLHVGLTMQSTLTAITAQEPIHPKNIFPIHSQTNDCLSNRNSSILEEDPLLTADETLNNGAVNVTDMLLEGIGEETACNNSVYTEEYINHGECIYECEFCNALFWYDERIGKHYNATIPKYTLCCRGGQVQLPQPKEPPPILQRLMWNNDDRSKNFCENLRTYNSMFAFTSLGGKVDKVINRGRGPPTFILCGQNYHLLGSLIPPEGSTAKFAQLYIYDTDNEISNRIQVVSKVDMLIVQELKEMLDKNNVLVKSFRMVRDSLNNGTQKNVKLRLIGXKDGRRYNLPSVSEVAGLIVGDFDASRTERDIVVQTRSGSLQHITELNPSYLGLQYPILFPYGEDGFREHIPLNRIKRKNDNEEKCVTMRDYFAFYIQERFSDGSPLLYSRRLFQQFIVDAYSMIESSRLNYYRFHQENVQCDLYKGICEAVVNGDNSATMHGRRIVLPATFVGGPRYMIQNYQDAMAICTKVGYPDLFLTFTCNPKWPEIVDHLSTRGLKAEDRPDIVCRMFKMKLDTLIKDLRVNMLFEKVVALVYTIEFQKRGLPHAHILLFLHEGDKYLTPDDIDKTPDDIDNIISAEIPDKSVDAKYYDAVSNLMIHGPCGASLKDSPCMDNGRCLRNFPKRFVDSTSIDDDGYPVYRRRDTGRTIKKYGIELDNRWVVPHNRSLLLKYGAHINVEWCNQSRSIKYLFKYVNKGHDRVTASFYREGSTESLCDEIDEIKMYYDCRYLSPCEAAWRIMGYDIHYRYPAVIRLPFHLPSEQIVLFKDHESLKDVVERPTINQSMFLAWFEANRPTSYEDIRTYNGVVYKSFREACFARGLLDDDREYIEAIEEASIWGSGEYLRNLFATLLFSNSMTRPLYVWEKTWKILSDGILHNRRRLLNHPGLTISDNELLNLTLIEIETILKRNNRSLMDYPDMPFSNINFEDGMSCDLSNNNLINDELLYDRQDLGSKYLLNLAKMTTEQKNIYDTIINSVDRGEGGLYFIYGYGGTGKTFIWQTLAASLRSRGQIVLTVASSGIASLLIPGGRTAHSRFVIPLNVDQFSTCNIRQGSQLAELIVKSKLIIWDEAPMVNKFCFEALDRTMRDLLKIVNSNSENLPFGGKTVVFGGDFRQILPVIPKGSRQDVVNATINSSYLWDHCKVLKLTQNMRLKGSNNIEGSDQSLRKFADWLLKIGDGKIGEIFDGIGRIKIPDDILIKDWINPVEAHVSYFSADMACKSETQTDVAAAVHTPEFLNGLKSFGLPNHEIKLKVGIPIMLLRNIDHSSGLCNGTRLIVTQLGKRIIEAKVITGNNAGQKVFIPRMNLSPSDHRIPFKFNRRQFPIMVFYAMTINKSQGQSLSNVSLLLRKPVFSHGQLYVALSRVTTRQGLKILISNEAGKESTVTDNVVYNEVFRNLD, encoded by the exons ATGGACAAGGAATTATGCAGAACAGCAAGGGCCAAAAGGAAGGAATTTCTAATCAAAAACCGTGCTAAACAGTATTCTATCAAAGGTCAAATtg GAGCTGCTAGACGGCCAGCTTTGAAAGATATAAGCTCTTCTCTCAATGTGATTAGACCTATGATTTTTGGTTCAAACTCTTCATTTAAACAAGACAATCAAG ATTTGAGATGCAAAAGAGCTAGGATTGGAGACTTATTTTTTAGGGATGGAAATGTACAGAGTAGCAACAGTACAAGTAAAGGTCATCACG ATCAGACGCAGAACTATGTTTCAAAGAAAGCAGATGATTTGCATGTGGGATTGACAATGCAGAGCACTTTGACTGCTATCACAGCTCAGGAACCGATACATCCTAAGAACATTTTCCCGATACATTCTCAAACCAATGATTGTTTAAGCAATAGGAATTCATCAATCTTGGAAG AAGATCCTTTGCTAACAGCTGATGAAACATTAAATAATGGGGCTGTCAATGTAACAGATATGTTGTTAGAGGGAATCG GCGAGGAGACAGCGTGCAACAATTCGGTATATACAGAAG AATATATTAACCATGGTGAATGCATCTATGAGTGTGAATTTTGTAATGCTCTCTTTTGGTATGATGAAAGAATTGGAAAACATTATAATGCAACTATTCCTAAGTACACGCTGTGTTGTAGAGGAGGTCAGGTTCAGTTGCCTCAACCGAAAGAACCTCCTCCTATTCTTCAACGTCTAATGTGGAATAACGATGATAGAAGCAAGAACTTTTGTGAGAATCTTCGAACATACAATAGCATGTTTGCATTCACATCTTTGGGTGGTAAAGTCGACAAAGTCATTAATCGAGGCAGAGGTCCACCAACATTTATACTATGTGGACAAAACTACCACCTTCTTGGCAGTCTTATTCCCCCTGAAGGATCAACTGCTAAATTTgctcaattatatatatatgacacaGACAATGAGATATCTAACAGAATCCAAGTTGTAAG CAAAGTTGATATGCTAATTGTCCAAGAACTGAAGGAGATGCTTGATAAAAATAATGTGTTGGTAAAGTCATTTCGCATGGTTAGAGACTCTTTGAACAATGGCACTCAAAAAAATGTTAAGCTTAGGCTTATTGG AAAAGATGGAAGAAGATATAATTTGCCCTCCGTATCAGAAGTGGCTGGATTAATTGTGGGTGATTTTGATGCATCACGAACGGAGAGAGATATTGTTGTTCAAACCCGAAGTGGATCTCTTCAACATATAACTGAACTCAATCCATCTTATCTTGGATTACAGTATCCAATTTTGTTTCCATACGGAGAGGATGGGTTTCGAGAGCATATACCACTTAATCGCATTAAAAGAAAGAATGACAACGAAGAAAAGTGTGTAACCATGAGGGACTATTTTGCATTTTATATTCAGGAAAGATTCTCAGACGGTTCTCCTTTACTTTATTCTAGACGACTATTCCAACAATTCATAGTTGATGCTTATTCAATGATCGAGTCATCTCGACTAAATTACTATCGTTTTCACCAGGAAAATGTACAGTGTGATCTCTACAAAGGTATATGTGAAGCTGTTGTGAATGGAGATAATTCCGCAACTATGCACGGTAGACGTATAGTCTTACCAGCAACTTTTGTTGGAGGTCCTAGATACATGATTCAGAATTATCAAGATGCCATGGCAATTTGTACCAAAGTTGGTTATCCAGATTTATTCTTGACCTTTACATGCAATCCTAAATGGCCAGAAATAGTAGATCATTTGTCTACAAGGGGACTAAAAGCTGAAGACAGGCCTGACATTGTATGTAGAATGTTTAAAATGAAGCTAGATACCTTGATTAAAGATCTTCGTGTGAATATGTTATTTGAAAAGGTCGTTGcat TGGTATACACTATTGAATTCCAGAAGCGTGGTTTGCCTCATGCACATATATTGTTATTTCTTCATGAAGGGGACAAGTACCTTACTCCTGATGATATTGATAAGACTCCTGATGATATTGATAACATTATATCTGCGGAAATACCAGATAAAAGCgttgatgcaaagtactatgaTGCAGTCAGTAACTTGATGATTCATGGTCCATGTGGAGCTTCCTTAAAGGATTCACCATGTATGGACAATGGTAGGTGCTTGAGGAATTTTCCTAAGCGTTTTGTTGATTCCACTTCTATTGATGATGATGGATATCCCGTTTATCGCCGCAGAGACACTGGGAGAACTATAAAGAAATATGGGATTGAATTAGATAACAGATGGGttgttccacacaatcgaagtTTGTTGTTAAAATATGGTGCTCACATCAATGTTGAGTGGTGCAATCAATCTAGgtcaattaaatatttattcaagtATGTTAATAAGGGTCATGACCGTGTTACTGCTTCTTTTTACCGCGAGGGGTCTACAGAATCATTATGTGATGAGATTGACGAGATAAAGATGTACTATGATTGTAGGTATTTATCTCCATGTGAAGCAGCTTGGCGAATTATGGGATATGATATCCATTACAGGTACCCAGCAGTCATCCGCCTACCTTTTCACTTGCCAAGCGAACAGATTGTTTTATTCAAAGATCACGAATCATTGAAAGATGTGGTCGAAAGGCCAACTATCAATCAGTCCATGTTCTTGGCATGGTTTGAAGCAAATC GACCAACAAGTTATGAGGACATTCGAACATACAATGGTGTTGTTTACAAATCATTTCGGGAGGCATGTTTTGCTCGCGGTTTGTTGGATGATGACAGGGAATATATTGAAGCAATTGAAGAAGCAAGCATTTGGGGTTCTGGCGAATACCTTAGGAATCTATTTGCCACTCTTTTGTTTTCTAACTCAATGACTAGACCCCTATATGTTTGGGAGAAGACATGGAAAATACTCTCCGATGGTATACTTCATAATAGAAGAAGACTACTTAACCATCCAG gaCTAACAATATCCGACAATGAGTTGTTAAATCTCACTCTCATAGAAATTGAGACAATTCTCAAGAGGAATAATCGTAGTCTAATGGACTACCCTGACATGCCTTTTTCTAACATTAATTTTGAGGATGGGATGTCTTGCGATCTTTCAAATAATAACCTAATCAATGACGAATTGTTGTACGACAGACAAGACTTAGGGTCAAAGTATTTATTAAATCTTGCGAAGATGACCACTGAGCAAAAGAATATTTACGATACTATTATTAACAGTGTCGACCGGGGTGAGGGTGGCTTATACTTTATATATGGCTATGGTGGTACAGGGAAGACATTCATATGGCAAACTCTTGCTGCATCTTTGCGTTCAAGAGGCCAAATTGTATTAACAGTTGCTTCTAGCGGTATAGCCTCTTTGCTAATTCCTGGCGGTAGAACGGCTCATTCTAGATTTGTGATCCCTTTAAATGTTGACCAATTTTCAACTTGCAACATTAGACAAGGAAGCCAATTAGCCGAGTTGATAGTGAAATCTAAGTTGATTATATGGGATGAAGCTCCAATGgtcaataaattttgttttgaagCTCTTGATCGTACCATGAGAGATTTGCTTAAGATTGTGAACTCCAATAGTGAAAATCTACCATTTGGTGGTAAAACAGTTGTATTTGGAGGTGATTTTCGACAGATTTTACCCGTAATACCGAAAGGTTCGAGACAAGATGTAGTTAATGCAACCATCAATTCATCTTATTTGTGGGATCATTGTAAGGTGTTGAAGTTGACTCAAAACATGAGATTAAAGGGATCTAACAACATTGAAGGATCTGATCAAAGCTTAAGGAAGTTTGCAGATTGGTTATTGAAGATAGGAGATGGAAAGATCGGtgagatttttgatggtattgGTAGAATCAAAATTCCAGATGACATCTTGATAAAAGATTGGATTAATCCAGTTGAAGCT CATGTTTCTTACTTCAGTGCTGATATGGCTTGCAAGTCCGAGACACAAACAGATGTTGCTGCAGCTGTTCACACCCCTGAATTTCTCAATGGTCTCAAGTCTTTCGGTCTTCCAAACCACGAAATCAAATTGAAGGTTGGTATACCGATTATGCTTCTTAGAAACATTGATCATTCTTCGGGTTTATGTAATGGGACACGTTTGATTGTTACTCAGCTTGGGAAACGAATTATTGAAGCCAAAGTAATTACCGGTAATAATGCAGGACAAAAAGTGTTCATACCACGTATGAACCTGTCCCCTTCTGATCATAGGATCCCCTTTAAATTTAATCGAAGACAGTTTCCTATAATGGTTTTCTATGCCATGACCATAAATAAGAGTCAAGGTCAATCGTTATCTAATGTGAGCTTACTTTTAAGGAAGCCTGTTTTTAGTCACGGTCAACTGTACGTGGCTCTTTCTCGAGTAACAACCAGACAAGGTCTCAAGATACTAATTTCTAATGAAGCAGGAAAAGAGTCAACTGTGACCGATAATGTTGTCTATAATGAAGTTTTTAGAAATCTGGATTGA
- the LOC107460100 gene encoding uncharacterized protein LOC107460100, whose amino-acid sequence MPPTEADFDLRPSSQASTFTSGEYTFADVDNLEHCAKYLNQSLVTFGFPASLDLFANDPVSIARTCNCIYFLLQQRQRDVEFRESANDQRQRLLSDISRLEAKVERLEGQLQAKDREIATITRTEAKNTAALKAQIEKLQQERDEFQRMVIGNQQVKTQQLHEMKKKEKEYIKLQERLNQVLMEKKKESRSGMEIMNLLQKEGRQRGTWNGKKADNDFYKKIVDACEAKNQELMAENTDLRALLRSMQGDMRDFLNAPNGLVKESMTSSERSDSDPSQSPLVGRMDVFDLPFHMARDQIEESLRTKMASIKERMHQLQDAQKGAEVTSEATERELELEAQLVEARSIIQEQASIMSKHLAKSDRPRDSIIPSAAEAVCN is encoded by the exons TTTGATCTTAGG CCTTCTTCTCAGGCTTCTACTTTCACCAGCGG AGAGTACACGTTCGCCGATGTGGACAATTTAGAGCATTGCGCCAAGTATTTGAACCAATCTCTCGTCACTTTTGGCTTCCCTGCTTCCCTCGATCTCTTCGCTAATGACCCC GTTTCAATTGCACGGACTTGCAATTGCATATACTTCTTGCTGCAACAGAGGCAGCGCGACGTGGAGTTCAGAGAGTCTGCTAATGACCAGAGACAGAG ATTATTATCCGACATATCAAGATTGGAGGCCAAAGTTGAGAGGCTTGAAGGGCAACTACAAGCCAAAGATAGAGAGATAGCTACTATTACTAGAACG GAAGCTAAAAACACAGCAGCTCTCAAGGCCCAAATTGAGAAGCTGCAGCAGGAGCGGGATGAGTTTCAGAGAATGGTTATTGGTAATCAG CAAGTAAAGACTCAACAACTGcatgagatgaagaagaaggaaaaggaatACATAAAGTTGCAG GAGAGGCTAAACCAAGTGTTGatggaaaagaagaaggagtCAAGGTCAGGCATGGAGATAATGAATCTTCTCCAG AAGGAAGGCCGGCAACGTGGAACATGGAATGGGAAGAAGGCTGACAatgatttttataaaaagatt GTGGATGCATGTGAAGCAAAAAATCAAGAACTAATGGCAGAGAATACCGATTTAAGAGCATTATTGAGATCAATGCAG GGGGATATGCGTGATTTCCTAAATGCTCCTAATGGACTAGTGAAGGAATCTATGACCTCCAGCGAAAGATCTGACAGTGATCCGTCGCAATCTCCATTGGTTGGGAGGATG GATGTATTTGATCTTCCTTTTCACATGGCCAGAGATCAGATAGAAGAAAGTCTTCGAACCAAGATGGCTTCCATAAAG GAGCGCATGCATCAATTGCAAGATGCTCAGAAAGGGGCTGAAGTTACTTCAGAGGCTACTGAAAGGGAACTTGAGCTTGAAGCACAACTTGTTGAAGCAAGGAGCATTATACAGGAGCAG GCATCCATAATGTCAAAACATCTTGCCAAGTCTGACAGGCCAAG GGACTCTATCATCCCATCGGCAGCTGAG GCAGTGTGTAACTAA
- the LOC107460984 gene encoding uncharacterized protein LOC107460984, whose protein sequence is MASEESFVVLVHHRGSVNRKTRSRVKFTDKNPLCIVITSTTSYDDLVSAVLMKLGLEGVKRVKKFFYRIPVTVLQNTVKYDCFTINNDVDLQVMFLCRRQFPEVRTPELLARLVDVVSSSGGSNRNTNTIANPAGSSSRPAVASSSVPVYEPVVQHVASPSFAVDLNGTEGDEVVEREDLPNALVGVAPVGVGDGFLDDEEEDDVEPDMIDDDSADDIGATGPAFEVGGSSSGTQQYPPHFSSLDLDAMRHEGVLGHAVGFGARDAEGSTGLTEFQVGQQFQDKDEALLSVKTYSIRRGVQYKVVESNHRRYVGKCSEFGNGCTWLIRLSLRKRKGIWEVKRYNGPHTCLATSISSDHRSLDYHVISAFIMPMVRADASVSIKVLLNATAAHFGFKPTYRRVWMAK, encoded by the coding sequence atggctagtgaggagagttttgtGGTTTTGGTGCACCACAGAGGATCTGTTAATAGAAAAACTCGTTCCAGAGTAAAGTTCACAGATAAGAATCCGCTATGTATTGTCATAACATCTACGACGAGTTATGATGACCTTGTTAGCGCTGTGCTAATGAAGCTCGGTCTGGAGGGTGTGAAGCGGGTAAAGAAGTTTTTCTATCGAATTCCAGTCACGGTGCTACAGAATACGGTGAAGTATGATTGCTTCACGATTAATAATGATGTGGACTTGCAAGTAATGTTTCTTTGTCGGCGGCAGTTTCCGGAGGTGAGGACACCGGAGTTGTTGGCACGGCTGGTTGATGTTGTATCCAGTTCCGGTGGTTCGAACAGGAATACGAACACTATAGCGAATCCAGCAGGTTCTAGTTCCCGGCCTGCCGTTGCTTCCTCGTCCGTCCCTGTGTACGAACCAGTGGTCCAACATGTCGCCTCCCCATCTTTCGCTGTTGACCTCAATGGCACCGAAGGCGACGAGGTAGTGGAAAGGGAAGATTTGCCTAACGCTTTAGTGGGAGTTGCACCTGTTGGCGTAGGAGACGGTTTTTTGGACGATGAAGAGGAGGATGACGTCGAGCCGGATATGATTGACGATGATAGCGCTGATGATATTGGAGCGACTGGGCCTGCATTCGAGGTAGGTGGTTCTAGCTCTGGCACACAGCAGTATCCACCACATTTTTCCTCGTTGGACTTGGACGCCATGAGACATGAGGGGGTTTTAGGGCATGCTGTTGGATTTGGAGCTAGAGATGCGGAAGGAAGTACTGGTCTGACAGAGTTCCAGGTTGGTCAGCAATTCCAGGATAAAGATGAGGCCCTTTTAAGTGTGAAGACTTACAGCATCCGGCGAGGGGTACAGTACAAGGTGGTGGAGTCCAATCACCGCCGGTATGTGGGCAAGTGTTCCGAGTTTgggaatgggtgcacatggttgattcgACTGAGTCTCCGGAAGCGCAAGGGCATTTGGGAGGTCAAACGGTACAATGGACCTCACACTTGCCTGGCCACATCCATCTCGAGTGACCACAGGAGTTTGGATTATCATGTGATTTCGGCGTTCATTATGCCAATGGTTAGGGCCGATGCATCCGTGAGCATCAAGGTGCTCCTGAACGCCACGGCAGCGCACTTCGGTTTTAAGCCGACTTACCGGAGGGTTTGGATGGCGAAGTAG
- the LOC107460994 gene encoding uncharacterized protein LOC107460994 — MPGSVVVLKTTSVRVGGQVDESQAYFQRLFWTFPPCIEAFRHCKPLVSIDGTHLYGKYGGTLLIAIAQDGNSNILPVAFALVEGENAESWTFFLSHLRHHVTPQPGLLVISDRHNGIKAALEAPDGGWLPPSAYRAFCIRHVAANFALTFKGKDARWLLVNAAYAKTEVEFDYWFDILRSEDPAMCEWANRIDYSLWTQHRDEGRRFGHMTTNISECVNSILKWVRNLPVASLVKATYCRLAELFVRKGREAEAQMGTGQPFSQHLVKCIEANMKTARCFTVTLYDRDNSEFTVAETTPTGSFSLGTYRVSLASRTCDCGYFQALHFPCQHALACCAYSRVTWTSYVHSVYQISSVFNVYRMGFTPPIPEGFWPPYDGPTVIPDPDKRRAREGRPRSTRIRTNMDQADPNRPKRCGLCRQPGHTRRSCPQVAGSSQTGHH; from the coding sequence ATGCCTGGTAGTGTTGTCGTCCTTAAGACGACCTCGGTTCGAGTTGGAGGACAAGTGGACGAGTCTCAAGCGTACTTTCAGAGGCTTTTCTGGACTTTCCCGCCGTGCATCGAGGCATTCCGTCATTGCAAGCCGCTAGTGAGCATTGACGGCACACATCTGTATGGGAAGTATGGGGGGACGTTGCTCATCGCGATTGCACAGGACGGCAACTCGAACATTCTACCTGTCGCATTCGCCCTAGTAGAGGGTGAGAATGCGGAATCCTGGACATTCTTTCTCTCGCACCTTCGACATCACGTGACCCCGCAACCCGGTCTGCTGGTTATATCGGACAGGCACAACGGCATTAAGGCTGCGCTTGAGGCCCCTGACGGCGGTTGGCTACCGCCATCTGCGTACCGTGCATTCTGCATACGACACGTAGCGGCTAATTTTGCCCTAACCTTCAAGGGCAAAGACGCTAGGTGGCTACTAGTGAACGCGGCGTATGCGAAGACTGAGGTTGAATTTGATTACTGGTTTGATATCCTGCGATCTGAAGATCCGGCGATGTGTGAGTGGGCGAACCGGATTGATTACTCGTTGTGGACTCAGCACCGTGATGAGGGGCGGAGATTCGGTCACATGACGACGAACATCTCCGAGTGTGTGAACTCTATCCTGAAGTGGGTCAGAAATCTCCCTGTAGCATCCCTGGTGAAGGCAACATATTGTAGGCTTGCGGAACTGTTTGTTCGCAAGGGGAGAGAGGCTGAGGCCCAGATGGGAACAGGACAACCATTCAGTCAGCATTTGGTGAAGTGTATTGAGGCCAACATGAAGACGGCCAGGTGCTTCACGGTGACGCTGTATGACCGGGATAACTCCGAGTTCACGGTAGCAGAGACCACTCCGACTGGTTCTTTCTCCTTGGGTACTTACAGAGTATCACTTGCCTCTCGGACATGTGACTGCGGCTACTTCCAGGCTCTTCATTTCCCGTGTCAGCACGCACTTGCATGCTGTGCATACTCACGGGTCACCTGGACCTCATACGTTCACAGCGTCTATCAGATTAGCTCGGTGTTCAATGTGTATCGGATGGGATTCACACCTCCGATCCCGGAGGGCTTCTGGCCACCATACGACGGGCCCACGGTGATTCCAGACCCTGACAAGAGGCGTGCCAGAGAGGGTCGTCCTAGATCCACTAGGATACGGACGAATATGGACCAGGCGGATCCGAATCGGCCTAAGAGGTGCGGCCTATGTCGCCAACCCGGACACACACGACGTAGTTGCCCACAGGTTGCAGGCTCGTCTCAGACAGGACACCATTAG
- the LOC107461250 gene encoding uncharacterized protein LOC107461250, whose amino-acid sequence MDFENQSERAVMSKILSRRSSVGCSSRLSYYRSGGGEGGVPFKWEKQPGVAKEKSPEEVIPPLTPPPALVSLGLPKPCIHYEPSKHTKLMRLRFWKKRGRRIMMRSKKAQQECNNSEGGCCCYDEDVGFLNNNVDYSSDSESTMMTSSSPRGSVLSYSSFSSCSCSSSSSSRERVIYGRPFNLGCFPNVRVMVSIARRE is encoded by the coding sequence ATGGATTTTGAGAACCAAAGTGAGAGAGCAGTGATGAGTAAGATTCTGTCAAGAAGATCGTCGGTGGGGTGCTCGTCTCGTCTCTCATACTACCGTAGTGGCGGCGGAGAAGGAGGGGTTCCGTTTAAATGGGAAAAGCAACCCGGGGTTGCGAAAGAGAAGTCACCGGAGGAAGTGATTCCTCCGCTGACTCCTCCGCCGGCACTTGTCAGCCTTGGCCTCCCAAAGCCATGCATCCACTATGAACCCAGTAAACACACCAAGCTCATGAGGCTTCGATTTTGGAAGAAGCGGGGAAGAAGAATAATGATGAGGAGCAAGAAAGCACAGCAAGAATGTAACAACAGTGaaggtggttgttgttgttatgaCGAGGATGTTGGTTTCTTGAATAATAATGTAGATTACAGCTCGGATTCAGAATCAACAATGATGACATCATCATCACCACGTGGCTCAGTGTTGtcttactcttctttttcttcttgttcttgttcttcgtCTTCATCTTCGAGGGAAAGGGTGATTTATGGAAGACCCTTCAACTTGGGTTGCTTCCCTAATGTGCGTGTTATGGTTTCCATTGCAAGGCGAGAGTAG